The Cicer arietinum cultivar CDC Frontier isolate Library 1 unplaced genomic scaffold, Cicar.CDCFrontier_v2.0 Ca_scaffold_6125_v2.0, whole genome shotgun sequence genome has a window encoding:
- the LOC101503781 gene encoding dnaJ homolog subfamily C GRV2 isoform X1 has protein sequence MDTSGNVSSGTNYAPPPLEEPEYLARYLVVKHSWRGRYKRILCISSVAVTTLDPSTLSVTNSYDVATDFEGAAPIIGRDENSNEFNLSVRTDGRGKFKAMKFSSRYRASILTELHRIRWNRLAPVAEFPVLHLRRRASQWVPFKLKVTYAGVELIDAKSGDLRWCLDFRDMDSPAIVLLSDAFGKKNVDHSSGFVLCPLYGRKSKAFQATSGCTTSAIISNLTKTAKSTVGLSLSVETSQTLTVSEYIKQRAKEAVGAEDTPLGGWSVTRLRSAAHGTLNVPGLSLGVGPKGGLGDHGDAVSRQLILTKVSLVERRPENYEAVTVRPLSSVCALVRFAEEPQMFAIEFSDGCPIHVYASTSRDSLLAAVRDALETESQCAIPILPRLTMPGHRIDPPCGRVYLQYGQQKPVADAESASMHLKHLAAAAKDAVAEGGSIPGSRAKLWRRIREFNACIPYGGLPSNIEVPEVTLMALITMLPAAPNLPPESPPLPPPSPKAAATVMGFIACLRRLLSSRSAASHVMSFPAAVGRMMGLLRNGSEGVASEAAGLVAVLIGGGPGDATATDSKGEWHATIMHNKSVLFANHSYIIILVNRLKPISVSPLLSMAVVEVLEAMICDPHGETTQYTVFVELLRQVAGLKRRLFALFGHPAESVRETVAVIMRSIAEEDAIAAESMRDASLRDGALLRHLLHAFFLPVGERREVSRQLVALWADSYQPALELLSRILPPGLVAYLHTRSDGVLAEDYQEESSIRKRKRRLLQQRKGRTGRVLTSQEQSFPSANNFDVSDSSRQTGVAVIRGLDNYHNTSVDPSSGQTSSIQSSVVHTSENLANGSTGEAQNGYSTVVTSTTATSENSNEAPEVSNSIDPDSSAAGLQNAGIPAPAQVVVENTPVGSGRLLCNWPEFWRAFDLDHNRADLIWNERTRQELRESLQAEVHKLDVEKERTEDIVPGGATLEVMTGTESVPQISWNYSEFSVRYPSLSKEVCVGQYYLRLLLESGSGGRAQDFPLRDPVAFFRALYHRFLCDADTGLTVDGAVPDELGASDDWCDMGRLDGFGGGGGSSVRELCARAMAIVYEQHYKTIGPFAGTAHTTVLLDRTDDRALRHRLLLLLKALMKVLSNVEACVMVGGCVLAVDLLTVVHETSERTSIPLQSNLIAASAFMEPLKEWMYIDKEGAQIGPMEKDAIRRLWSKKAIDWTTRFWASGMLDWKKLRDIRELRWVLASRVPVLTPPQVGDTALSILHSMVSAHSDLDDAGEIVTPTPRVKRILSSPRCLPHIAQAILSGEPSIVEAAAALLKAIVTRNPKAMIRLYSTGAFYFALAYPGSNLLSIGKLFAVTHVHQAFHGGEEAAVSSSLPLAKRSVLGGLLPESLLYVLERSGPAAFAAAMVSDSDTPEIIWTHKMRAENLIRQVLQHLGDFPQKLSQHCHVLYDYAPMPPVTYPELRDEMWCHRYYLRNLCDEIRFPNWPIVEHVEFLQSLLVMWREELTRKPMDLSEEEACKILEITLEDVSSDDVNNKNSFGGADEASSLSKRVENIDEEKLKRQYRKLAMKYHPDKNPEGREKFLAIQKAYECLQATMQGLQGPQPWRLLLLLKGQCILYRRYGDILEPFKYAGYPMLLSAVTVDKDDNNFLSSDRAPLLIAASELVWLTCAFSSLNGEELVRDGGVYLLGTLLSRCMCVVQPTTLGNEPSAIIVTNIMRTFSVLSQFEAARAEILEFSGLIEDIVHCTEFELVPAAVDAALQTIASVSVSSELQDALLKAGVLWYLLPLLLQYDSTAEESNATESHGVGASVQIAKNMHAIRASEALSRLSGLYGDGSLIPYNQTAADALKVLLTPKLSSMLKDQMPKDLLAKLNANLESPEIIWNSSTRAELLKFVDQQRAAQGPDGSYDIKDSHDFIYEALSKELFIGNVYLRVYNDQPDSEISEPEAFCVALIDFISCLLHNQCVEEPNHNVEETINFTETSEHLNEVVDGSVNEHQILNNPGTVSDEQSVGKEEPELIKNLRSALISLQNLLTSNPNLASIFSNKDKLLPLFECFSVAEASDSNIPQLCLAVLSLLTAHAPCLQAMVADGSSLLLLLQMLHSAPSCREGSLHVLYALATTPELAWAAAKHGGVVYILELLLPLTEEIPLQQRAMAASLLGKLVSQPMHGPRVAITLARFLPDGIVSIIRDGPGEAVVVALEQTTETPELVWTPAMAASLSAQISTMASELYREQMKGRVVDWDVPEQASGQQEMRDEPQVGGIYVRLFLKDPKFPLRNPKRFLEGLLDQYLSSIAATHYEAQAVDPELPLLLSAALVSLLRVHPALADHVGYLGYVPKLVAAVAFEGRRETMSTGEMKNGKHADKTNGPDNESTENTQTPQERVRLSCLRVLHQLAASTTCAEAMAATSVGSPQVDNNTFYFKWLSYIPFIQTHFLLIVNSGPYFGREPAEENDLWFT, from the exons ATGGATACATCCGGAAACGTTTCTTCCGGTACTAATTATGCTCCTCCTCCGCTTGAAGAGCCTGAGTACTTGGCTCGGTATCTTGTTGTTAAACACTCTTGGCGTGGACGCTATAAGCGGATTCTCTGCATTTCTAGCGTCGCTGTTACCACTCTTGATCCTTCCACGTTGTCCGTCACGAATTCTTACGATGTTGCTACTGATTTTGAGGGCGCTGCTCCTATCATCGGCCGTGACGAGAATTCGAATGAGTTTAACCTCAGTGTGAGGACCGATGGCCGTGGAAAATTTAAAGCAATGAAGTTCTCGTCACGATATAGGGCGAGTATTTTGACGGAGTTGCATCGGATACGGTGGAATCGGTTGGCGCCGGTGGCTGAATTTCCTGTACTTCATCTTCGTCGTCGGGCTTCTCAGTGGGTTCCTTTT AAATTGAAAGTAACTTATGCTGGTGTAGAACTTATTGATGCAAAATCTGGTGATCTTCGGTGGTGCTTGGATTTTAGAGACATGGATTCCCCTGCTATTGTTCTTCTATCTGATGcttttggaaagaaaaatgtTGATCACAGTAGTGGATTTGTTCTTTGTCCCTTATATGGAAGGAAATCGAAAGCATTCCAAGCTACTTCTGGGTGCACAACATCAGCTATTATCTCAAATTTG aCAAAAACTGCAAAATCCACTGTGGGGTTGTCTTTGTCCGTGGAAACTTCTCAAACGCTCACTGTTTCTGAGTATATAAAACAAAGGG CAAAAGAAGCAGTTGGAGCAGAAGATACCCCTTTAGGTGGTTGGTCTGTAACACGGCTGCGTTCTGCTGCCCATGGAACTCTAAATGTTCCGGGGCTGAGTTTAGGAGTTGGCCCAAAGGGAGGACTAGGTGATCATGGTGATGCTGTATCTCGTCAGCTGATTCTTACAAAGGTTTCACTTGTAGAAAGGCGTCCAGAGAACTATGAA GCTGTTACTGTTCGTCCTTTATCTTCAGTGTGTGCTCTTGTTCGGTTTGCTGAAGAGCCCCAGATGTTTGCAATTGAATTCAGTGATGGATGCCCCATCCAT GTTTATGCAAGCACATCTCGTGATAGCTTACTTGCAGCAGTTCGTGATGCGTTGGAAACTGAA AGTCAGTGTGCCATACCTATCTTGCCAAGACTAACAATGCCTGGTCACCGTATTGATCCTCCCTGTGGTAGAGTTTATTTGCAATATGGTCAACAGAAACCCGTTGCCGATGCAGAAAGTGCATCCATGCATTTGAAACATTTAGCAGCTGCTGCCAAAGATGCCGTTGCTGAAGGTGGTTCCATTCCTGGATCTAGGGCTAAACTATGGCGCAGAATAAGGGAGTTCAATGCTTGTATACCATATGGTGGGCTGCCTTCAAACATTGAAGTACCAGAGGTTACTTTGATGGCCTTGATTACTATGCTTCCTGCTGCTCCAAATCTTCCTCCAGAGTCTCCTCCATTGCCACCCCCTTCTCCTAAAGCTGCTGCTACTGTGATGGGTTTTATTGCATGTTTACGCAGACTACTTTCTTCAAGAAGTGCAGCTTCACATGTGATGTCTTTTCCAGCAGCAGTTGGAAGGATGATGGGTTTACTCAGAAATGGTTCAGAAGGTGTAGCATCTGAGGCTGCAGGGCTTGTTGCTGTACTCATTGGTGGTGGACCTGGTGATGCAACTGCAACAGATTCTAAAGGAGAGTGGCATGCTACGATTATGCATAACAAGTCAGTGTTGTTTGCTAATCATAGTTATATCATTATCCTTGTCAATAGATTAAAGCCCATATCAGTATCACCATTACTGTCAATGGCTGTTGTTGAAGTGCTTGAGGCTATGATTTGTGATCCGCATGGGGAGACTACCCAATATACTGTTTTTGTTGAGTTGCTACGTCAAGTTGCTGGCTTGAAGCGTCGCTTGTTTGCACTGTTTGGTCACCCTGCTGAAAGTGTTAGAGAAACCGTAGCTGTGATAATGCGGTCAATTGCAGAAGAAGATGCTATTGCTGCAGAGTCTATGAGGGATGCTTCTCTACGTGATGGAGCTTTGTTGAGGCACTTACTACATGCATTTTTTCTTCCTGTTGGTGAGCGGCGAGAAGTTAGTAGACAACTTGTTGCTCTTTGGGCAGATTCCTATCAACCAGCTTTGGAGCTATTATCTCGAATTCTGCCTCCTGGCCTTGTAGCTTATTTACACACACGTTCTGATGGAGTTCTAGCTGAAGACTATCAAGAAGAGTCATCAATTAGGAAAAGAAAAAGACGTTTACTTCAGCAGAGGAAAGGTCGCACAGGGAGAGTATTAACCTCACAAGAACAATCTTTCCCTTCAGCTAATAACTTCGATGTTTCTGATTCAAGTAGGCAGACTGGGGTTGCTGTTATCAGAGGCTTAGATAACTATCATAACACTTCTGTTGACCCAAGTTCTGGACAAACTTCAAGTATTCAATCTTCAGTAGTTCATACTAGTGAAAATTTGGCCAATGGATCTACTGGAGAAGCCCAAAATGGTTATTCAACTGTTGTGACTTCAACTACTGCAACATCAGAAAACTCAAATGAAGCTCCCGAGGTTTCAAATTCCATTGATCCTGACAGCAGTGCAGCTGGTTTGCAGAATGCAGGCATTCCAGCTCCCGCTCAAGTTGTTGTAGAGAACACCCCTGTAGGATCTGGTCGGCTTTTATGTAATTGGCCCGAATTTTGGCGAGCTTTTGATCTTGATCACAATCGGGCTGACTTGATTTGGAATGAGCGCACCAGGCAAGAGTTGAGAGAATCACTACAAGCTGAAGTTCATAAATTAGATGTTGAGAAAGAGCGTACTGAAGATATTGTTCCAGGGGGTGCTACTCTTGAAGTGATGACAGGGACTGAGAGCGTACCACAAATATCTTGGAACTACTCCGAATTTTCTGTTCGCTACCCAAGCTTGTCTAAAGAAGTTTGTGTGGGTCAGTATTATCTGCGTCTGCTGCTTGAGAGTGGCAGTGGTGGCAGGGCACAAGACTTCCCATTGCGTGATCCAGTTGCTTTCTTTAGAGCCCTTTACCATCGGTTTTTGTGTGATGCGGACACGGGGCTTACTGTAGATGGTGCTGTTCCCGACGAGTTAGGTGCATCAGATGATTGGTGTGACATGGGTAGATTAGATGGTTTTGGCGGCGGTGGTGGATCATCAGTGAGAGAGCTTTGTGCAAGGGCAATGGCAATTGTATATGAGCAGCATTACAAGACCATAGGCCCTTTTGCAGGTACAGCTCACACTACCGTTCTCTTGGATAGGACAGATGACAGAGCTTTGAGGCACCGTCTTCTTTTACTTCTGAAG GCATTGATGAAGGTTTTATCGAATGTAGAGGCTTGTGTTATGGTTGGAGGTTGCGTTTTAGCAGTTGATCTGCTTACAGTGGTACATGAAACCTCGGAGAGGACATCCATTCCCTTGCAATCTAATTTGATAGCAGCTAGTGCTTTTATGGAACCACTGAAGGAATGGATGTATATTGACAAAGAGGGTGCTCAAATTGGGCCTATGGAAAAAGATGCTATTAGAAGGTTATGGTCCAAGAAGGCTATTGATTGGACAACAAGATTTTGGGCTTCTGGGATGCTAGATTGGAAGAAGTTGAGAGATATTCGTGAGCTTCGTTGGGTACTTGCAAGTAGAGTTCCTGTCCTTACCCCACCTCAG GTTGGGGACACAGCTTTGTCCATATTGCATAGCATGGTGTCTGCACATTCAGATTTAGATGATGCTGGAGAGATTGTTACTCCAACTCCTAGAGTAAAAAGAATCTTGTCAAGTCCACGCTGCCTTCCACATATTGCACAG GCAATCCTTTCTGGGGAACCAAGTATTGTTGAGGCAGCTGCTGCTTTGCTGAAGGCCATTGTTACCCGCAATCCCAAAGCCATGATACGTCTATACAGCACAGGTGCATTTTATTTTGCGCTAGCTTATCCTGGGTCTAATCTACTCTCAATTGGGAAGCTCTTTGCTGTCACCCATGTCCATCAAGCATTTCATGGTGGTGAGGAGGCTGCAGTTTCGTCTTCTTTGCCTTTGGCAAAACGCAGTGTTCTTGGTGGACTTCTCCCTGAATCTTTGCTGTATGTACTGGAGCGTAGTGGTCCAGCGGCCTTTGCAGCAGCAATGGTTTCTGATTCTGACACTCCAGAGATAATATGGACTCACAAAATGAGGGCAGAAAATCTAATTCGTCAG GTTTTGCAGCATCTTGGCGATTTTCCTCAGAAACTGTCACAGCATTGCCATGTTTTATATGACTATGCCCCCATGCCTCCAGTGACATACCCTGAGTTGAGAGATGAAATGTGGTGTCACCGTTATTACCTCAGGAATCTATGTGATGAGATTCGTTTTCCAAATTGGCCAATTGTTGAACATGTAGAATTTCTGCAGTCATTACTTGTAATGTGGCGTGAAGAGTTGACAAGGAAGCCCATGGACCTTTCTGAAGAAGAAGCTTGCAAGATCCTCGAGATAACCTTGGAGGATGTATCTAGTGACGATGTAAATAATAAGAATTCTTTTGGGGGTGCAGACGAAGCATCTAGCTTATCAAAGCGGGTTGAGAACATCGATGAAGAAAAATTAAAGCGACAATACCGGAAACTCGCGATGAAATATCATCCTGACAAAAATCCTGAAGGAAGGGAAAAGTTTCTTGCTATACAGAAGGCCTATGAATGCCTCCAG GCTACCATGCAAGGGTTGCAAGGTCCTCAGCCTTGGAGATTGCTGCTTTTATTAAAGGGACAATGTATTTTATACAGAAGATATGGAGACATATTAGAGCCATTCAAATATGCTGGCTATCCCATGTTGCTGAGTGCCGTTACTGTTGATAAGGATGATAACAATTTTCTCTCTTCAGATAGAGCACCTCTTCTCATTGCTGCCTCAGAGCTCGTCTGGCTAAC ATGTGCTTTTTCTTCATTGAATGGTGAGGAGCTGGTAAGAGATGGAGGAGTATATCTTCTTGGAACTCTTCTTTCCCGTTGCATGTGTGTTGTTCAGCCAACTACTCTTGGAAATGAACCATCTGCCATAATTGTTACAAACATCATGCGAACATTTTCAGTTCTTAGTCAATTTGAGGCTGCCAGAGCTGAGATACTTGAGTTTTCAGGATTAATTGAGGACATTGTGCATTGCACTGAATTTGAGCTTGTACCTGCAGCAGTTGATGCTGCTTTACAGACGATTGCCAGTGTTTCTGTATCCTCTGAATTGCAGGATGCGTTATTGAAGGCGGGTGTTTTATG GTACCTTTTGCCACTGTTGCTTCAGTATGACTCGACTGCCGAAGAATCCAATGCAACAGAATCACACGGTGTTGGTGCTAGTGTTCAAATTGCAAAAAACATGCATGCCATAAGAGCATCCGAGGCTTTGTCAAGACTCAGCGGTTTGTATGGCGATGGGAGTTTAATACCTTACAATCAGACAGCTGCTGATGCTCTTAAAGTTTTACTAACTCCTAAACTTTCAAGCATGTTAAAAGATCAAATGCCCAAAGATTTACTTGCAAAATTAAACGCAAACCTGGAGTCACCAGAG ATTATCTGGAACTCTTCTACACGGGCAGAGCTACTGAAATTTGTGGATCAGCAACGCGCAGCACAAGGTCCTGATGGTTCATATGATATTAAAGATTCACATGACTTTATCTATGAAGCACTATCGAAAGAATTATTCATTGGCAATGTTTACCTGAGAGTCTACAACGATCAGCCAGACTCTGAAATTAGTGAACCAGAAGCTTTTTGTGTTGCTCTAATTGATTTCATATCCTGTCTTCTGCACAATCAGTGCGTTGAAGAGCCTAATCATAATGTTGAAGAGACCATTAATTTCACTGAGACTTCTGAGCATCTAAATGAGGTTGTTGATGGATCTGTCAATGAACATCAGATCCTGAATAATCCCGGCACAGTGTCTGATGAACAATCTGTAGGGAAGGAAGAACCTGAGCTGATTAAAAATCTCCGTTCTGCATTGATCTCCCTTCAG aACCTTCTGACTAGCAATCCAAATTTAGCAtccatattttctaataaaGACAAGTTGCTGCCTCTTTTTGAATGCTTTTCTGTGGCCGAAGCATCAGACAGCAACATTCCTCAACTTTGCTTAGCAGTGCTGTCACTCTTGACAGCACATGCTCCCTGCTTGCAAGCCATGGTTGCAGATGGGTCTAGTCTTCTGCTTTTATTGCAAATGCTTCACTCAGCTCCCAGTTGTCGTGAAGGGTCTCTCCATGTTCTCTATGCATTGGCAACCACACCAGAACTGGCCTGGGCAGCTGCTAAGCATGGTGGTGTTGTCTACATTCTTGAATTGCTCTTGCCTTTGACGG AAGAAATTCCACTCCAGCAAAGAGCTATGGCAGCCTCCTTGTTGGGCAAACTTGTTAGCCAACCAATGCATGGACCTAGAGTTGCGATAACACTTGCAAGGTTCCTTCCAGATGGCATTGTATCCATTATTAGGGATGGACCTGGTGAAGCTGTTGTAGTTGCCCTTGAGCAGACTACTGAGACACCAGAACTTGTATGGACACCGGCAATGGCAGCTTCCCTATCAGCTCAAATTTCCACTATGGCATCAGAGCTATATCGTGAGCAGATGAAGGGTCGTGTTGTTGATTGGGATGTGCCTGAACAGGCATCTGGACAGCAGGAAATGAGAGACGAGCCACAG GTTGGAGGCATCTATGTCCGTCTTTTTCTGAAAGATCCCAAATTCCCTCTAAGAAACCCTAAAAGATTTTTGGAAGGTCTACTGGATCAGTACTTGTCATCTATTGCCGCCACTCATTATGAGGCACAGGCTGTTGACCCAGAGCTTCCGTTGCTTCTTTCTGCTGCCCTGGTTTCGTTACTGCGTGTGCACCCTGCACTAGCTGATCATGTTGGGTATCTTGGATATGTACCTAAACTAGTTGCTGCGGTTGCATTTGAAGGAAGACGAGAAACAATGTCAACGGGTGAGATGAAAAACGGGAAGCATGCAGACAAAACAAATGGCCCAGATAATGAATCAACAGAGAACACACAAACTCCTCAAGAACGTGTGCGTCTGAGTTGTTTGCGTGTCTTGCATCAACTGGCAGCTAGTACCACATGTGCTGAAGCCATGGCAGCAACCAGTGTAGGATCACCTCAGGTAGACAACAACACATTCTATTTCAAGTGGTTAAGTTACATTCCATTTAtacaaactcattttttattaattgtgaATAGTGGCCCCTATTTTGGGAGGGAGCCTGCTGAAGAAAATGATCTTTGGTTTACATAG